In Marinibacterium anthonyi, one genomic interval encodes:
- a CDS encoding Argininosuccinate lyase yields MKTRRDVLTASVLALGAALAPALPALADTAWPEKPVRILVSFPPGGSSDLVARLLGEKLGDSLGQNFVVENKPGAAGTVAANALKDAEPDGYTFMLSNLTPFSVAPTRFPDTPYDPVADFTHVSYIGTVYLGLFVSPKLGITSLGDYVKQAVAEPGKFEYGSSGVGSWGHIIAEQFQDETGAELLHVPYKGSGPMRLDFRGEFVTSIFDAVPQNLPAVEDGTAIALAVSSPRRIDTLPDVPTFTEMGYDIVAENWLGMSAPAGLDPEIATKLDAALAEAMADPEVIAQFDTWGLVHEPKTSAEFSDYVAAQFEAWKPLVAAAMN; encoded by the coding sequence ATGAAGACCCGCAGAGACGTCCTGACCGCTTCCGTCCTGGCGCTTGGCGCCGCCCTTGCGCCGGCCCTGCCGGCCCTGGCCGATACCGCCTGGCCGGAAAAGCCGGTGCGCATCCTCGTGTCCTTCCCGCCGGGCGGGTCAAGCGACCTGGTGGCGCGGCTTCTGGGCGAAAAGCTGGGCGACAGCCTGGGCCAGAACTTTGTCGTGGAAAACAAGCCGGGCGCGGCGGGCACGGTGGCGGCGAATGCGCTGAAGGATGCCGAACCGGATGGCTATACCTTCATGCTGTCCAACCTCACGCCCTTCAGCGTCGCGCCCACCCGGTTCCCCGACACGCCCTATGACCCGGTCGCCGATTTCACCCATGTCAGCTATATCGGCACGGTCTACCTGGGTCTTTTCGTGTCGCCCAAGCTGGGGATCACATCGCTGGGCGATTACGTGAAGCAGGCCGTGGCCGAACCGGGCAAGTTCGAATACGGCAGTTCCGGCGTGGGGTCCTGGGGCCATATCATCGCCGAACAGTTCCAGGACGAAACGGGCGCGGAGCTTCTGCATGTGCCCTACAAGGGGTCCGGCCCGATGCGGCTGGATTTCCGGGGCGAATTCGTGACCTCGATCTTCGACGCGGTGCCGCAGAACCTGCCTGCGGTCGAGGATGGCACCGCCATCGCGCTGGCGGTGTCGTCGCCCAGGCGGATCGACACGCTGCCCGATGTGCCGACGTTTACCGAGATGGGCTATGACATCGTGGCCGAGAACTGGCTGGGCATGTCGGCGCCCGCGGGGCTGGACCCGGAAATCGCGACGAAGCTTGACGCCGCACTGGCCGAGGCGATGGCCGATCCGGAGGTGATCGCGCAATTCGACACCTGGGGGCTGGTGCACGAACCCAAGACTTCGGCCGAATTTTCCGACTATGTCGCCGCGCAGTTCGAAGCCTGGAAGCCGCTGGTCGCGGCGGCGATGAACTGA
- a CDS encoding putative DNA-binding transcriptional regulator — MKSKFHDTAPGFLARIRDQLPVMHRAERQLGEFLLDFPGELASYDAQELARLSGVSKATVSRFVRRIGFDSYEQARQAARDESRTGSRLFLAHAEPGLGSALDAALQEERDNIAWTFERIPETEIDALVDALFAARKVWIVGYRISQSFATYLSWQLVKLVDDIVTVPRAGETLGEHIASIRPDDLVIHIALRRRVTGTEAALHEIRATGARLALISDDGMARQDDAHWHFRCRCETRSPQFNHAAVMTLCHWIVVRASDRAASDGRHRLRRIDEINERLGEY, encoded by the coding sequence ATGAAATCCAAATTTCACGACACCGCCCCCGGCTTCCTCGCCCGCATCCGCGATCAGCTGCCCGTGATGCACCGGGCCGAACGGCAGCTTGGCGAATTCCTCCTCGATTTCCCGGGCGAACTTGCCTCCTACGACGCGCAGGAACTGGCGCGGCTGTCGGGGGTGTCCAAGGCCACCGTGTCCCGCTTTGTCCGCCGCATCGGGTTCGACAGTTACGAACAGGCCCGCCAGGCCGCCCGCGACGAAAGCCGCACCGGGTCGCGCCTGTTCCTGGCCCATGCCGAACCGGGTCTGGGCAGCGCGCTGGACGCCGCCCTGCAGGAGGAACGCGACAACATCGCCTGGACCTTCGAACGCATCCCCGAGACCGAGATCGACGCGCTGGTCGACGCGCTGTTTGCCGCCCGCAAGGTCTGGATCGTCGGCTATCGCATCAGCCAGTCCTTTGCGACCTACCTGTCGTGGCAATTGGTCAAGCTGGTCGACGACATCGTCACCGTGCCCCGCGCGGGCGAGACGCTGGGCGAACATATCGCTTCGATCCGGCCCGACGACCTGGTCATCCACATCGCCCTGCGCCGCCGCGTCACCGGCACCGAAGCCGCCCTGCACGAGATCCGCGCCACAGGCGCCCGGCTTGCCCTGATCTCGGACGACGGCATGGCGCGCCAGGACGACGCCCACTGGCATTTCCGCTGCCGCTGCGAAACCCGGTCGCCGCAGTTCAACCATGCCGCGGTGATGACCCTGTGCCACTGGATCGTCGTGCGCGCCTCGGACCGTGCCGCATCGGACGGCAGGCACCGCCTGCGCCGCATCGACGAGATCAACGAACGGCTGGGCGAATATTGA
- a CDS encoding Membrane lipoprotein TpN38(b) precursor, whose product MRIGVLFVGELHDGGFNAIALDGVNRAGADLTVLSGVPYDQGAIRDRIEAEMAALDGLICIGGQGNRVMPDVAAAHPDKHFAVVQGAVTGANLASYDVRQEQSAYLAGCLAGLVTRTGTVGHLSGHRVTPGLKGRAAFVAGVRDTAPEVRVLTGFCGTQDDNAVVRDWADAQIAGGADVIFTMLNGARQGAIDACRAGGIRQIGNARDWTLVDPAVFLASAVARIDLGVERAIADMRAGEVPEQIRHFGLAEGDYAALSLAEDVPQNTRIRLDGVAARIRAGALSVPETYEGPEFAP is encoded by the coding sequence ATGCGCATCGGGGTGCTCTTTGTGGGCGAACTTCATGACGGGGGGTTCAACGCCATTGCCCTGGACGGGGTGAACCGGGCGGGGGCCGATCTGACGGTGCTGTCGGGCGTGCCCTATGATCAGGGGGCGATCCGGGACCGGATCGAAGCCGAGATGGCGGCACTGGACGGGCTGATCTGCATCGGCGGGCAGGGCAACCGGGTGATGCCGGACGTGGCCGCAGCCCACCCGGACAAGCACTTTGCCGTGGTGCAGGGGGCGGTGACGGGGGCGAACCTGGCCAGCTATGACGTGCGGCAGGAACAATCCGCCTACCTGGCCGGATGCCTGGCCGGGCTGGTGACGCGGACCGGGACGGTGGGGCACCTGTCGGGGCATCGGGTGACGCCGGGGCTGAAGGGCCGGGCGGCCTTTGTGGCGGGCGTGCGCGATACCGCGCCCGAGGTGCGGGTGCTGACCGGCTTTTGCGGCACGCAGGACGACAACGCCGTCGTGCGCGACTGGGCCGATGCCCAGATCGCGGGCGGGGCGGATGTGATATTCACAATGCTGAACGGCGCGCGGCAGGGCGCGATAGACGCCTGTCGGGCGGGCGGCATCCGCCAGATCGGCAATGCGCGGGACTGGACGCTGGTGGATCCGGCGGTGTTCCTGGCATCGGCCGTCGCGCGCATCGACCTGGGCGTCGAACGGGCCATCGCCGACATGCGGGCCGGGGAGGTGCCGGAACAGATCCGCCATTTCGGCCTGGCCGAGGGCGATTACGCCGCGCTGAGCCTTGCCGAAGATGTGCCACAAAACACCCGGATCCGGCTGGACGGCGTGGCGGCGCGGATCCGGGCAGGGGCCCTGTCGGTGCCCGAGACCTACGAGGGTCCGGAATTCGCGCCGTGA